The sequence below is a genomic window from Candidatus Omnitrophota bacterium.
GCCGACGCGCGCTCGCGGCAGGCTGCCTATAAAAAATACCTGCGCGAATTTGATTATGAAGAGGAAAAGTATTATTCCCGCTTAAGCGATCCCGTAGGAGGGGCAAAGTTTATTAATCTGTTGCGCAAAGAGGGCGGCAGGCCTGTGTCATACCGGCGGGGCAGGGCGCCTGTGCGCAATCGGCGCAAGGTTATACAATTGGGAAAAACATAATTATTTTTTACTTTCATATTTATCCTACCCGGAATTGTTTTGTAATTCATTGCCCCGCAGGAGGTTAGCTAAAGCGTCTACGGGTATAAAAAAGATTTGATTATTTTTTAATTTTGTTGTAATATACTTGCATACTTAACCAAGCGAGGCGACAGTTGAGGGTGATTATCCAAGATAAATCCGTAGGCAATTCCTTGTGAAAGGGGTTGCCTTTTTTTATAACCTTATATACCCGGCGCTTAATCGGTATTGCGCCGGTACGCCCTTTCTGGGCAGGGAGGTTGATATGGATAAACCAATACCGCAAGAGGCCCGCGAAGCCTTAAGAAAATTCGCGGAACAGACTACAGGCTGGCAGGTTCAGGACACGCACATTAAAAGGATCCACGTGCATAAATTCAGCAGCCGCATCAGAAAGCTTGTGGAGTCAGAGATACGCGTGGGAGAAGAAATGGACCTGAATCTGGCTAATGTCCCCCATGAGTCTGTTTTTGCTATTTTTGAATCCAAGGATTACCTGGTTGTTACCCCTGACTATCACAGCAAAACCGGCGCCACAGTTTATTTGTTTGAGCCTAACGAAGTCACTGAGGTAGAAAAAGAATAATGAATGATGAAAGAAGGTCTTTTCCGCGCTTGCATTTTAGCGTTGAAGTTATCTGCCAGAAGTTAGATATAAACGCGCCTGAATTCCCAGTTTTAAATTCCCATAGTAAAAATATAAGCGCTACCGGAATTTGTATTGTCACAAAAGAGCGTTTTGAATCCGGGACTAATCTGGGGATGAATTTCTTCCTGCCGGATTATGATGAGCCTATTTACGCCATAGGGAAAGTGGTCTGGATTAAAGAAATAAAACTAAGCGATTCTTCCGCGGGCACAGCTTTTGACGCGGGGGTAAGGTTTTTGAAAATAAAACCTGATGACAGGGACAAGATCAACCAGTATGTGGTGGCGCGGATTAAATAGTGTGAGTATCTGCATAAATATGTAACATTCTGCAATACTATTCTTCTATATGTCAATGTATGCCGACAGATGTAAAGATTTTCCTTGACAGAAAATATTCTTTTTGTTAAAATCCCAATTATGGTAACAAGTGGTTTAATGACTATTGATGATCTGGCCGGGTATCTTAAAGTCAGCCGCCGCACTATTTACGAGTGGCTGAAAACTCATAAGATACCGGCGGTGAAACTGATCGGGCAGTGGCGTTTTAAGAGAGATAAAATTGACGCTTGGCTTGATAGTTCAAGCGCTTTTAGTACGCCCAATACGCGCCGTAGAAAATAAATTAAAATGGAGATGGACAATGTATTTTAAAAGACTGGAGCTTGTAGGGTTTAAATCATTTTCAGAAAAGACAGTTTTGAATTTTGAGCCCGGGGTCACCGCTGTGGTTGGTCCAAACGGATGCGGCAAATCTAACATCTTTGATTCTATCCGCTGGGTATTAGGAGAGCAGTCGGTAAAGGCGATGCGCGGAGCGGATATGCAGGATGTTATTTTTAACGGCACAGACAACAAAGAGCCGCTAAGTATGGCAGAGGTAAGCGTGGTTTTTGACAACGCCAATCGTTTCTTTAGCGTTGATCACGACGAGGTAATGATCACCCGCCGCCTGTTTCGTTCTGGAGACAGCGAATACCTTTTGAATAAAACCCAGGTGCGGCTTAAAGATATCATGGATATACTTCTGGGCACCGGTATCGGAGCGGAAAGCTATTCCCTGATTCAGCAGGGGAAAATCGACCTTGTTTTAAGTTCCCGGCCTGAAGACCGCCGTTTAGTTTTTGATGAAGCAAGCGGCATTACCAAATATAAGGCCCAGAAAAAAGAGGCGATCAGAAAACTTGATGAGACCCAGCAGAACCTTCTTCGCGTAAATGATATTGTTATTGAGGTGAAGCGGCAGATCGGCTCTCTTGAGCGGCAGGCAAGCAAAGCCCGCCGGTACAAGGAAGTCTTCGAGGAGTTAAAAGAAAAAGAAATAAAAATATCCTGTTTGCAAAAAGATACGCTTCTTAAGAAGCGTGAAGAGCTGGGCCTGTCTTTGGCTGATAACGAGGCGCGTGAAAAAGAAGTAGCCGCCTCTGTGCAGCAGTTAGAGTCAGAGATATCGCTTCACAAAGATAAGATAAATCAGTGCCAGCAGCAGATAAGCCTCATAAAAGATCAGATCATGCAGGAAGAAAACAAAAGGTCAGCTGATAGCCAACACATCCTGTTTAATAAGGAAAGAATAGCCGAGCTTGTAGAGCAGGTGGCCTATTTGAATTCGCAGTCCGCGCAGTTGTCCGCGCGCATAGAGCACGACCAGCAGGAATTTGATAAGTTAAATCAGGAATTTGCAAGTTTAAGCAAAAATATAGAAGAAAAGAAGAATCTTCTTTCTGAAAATGAAAGGCAGCTTGAAGAAATAAATAATAAGACCCGCGTATCGCTTGAGCTTATTGCGCAGTCCAAGAAAGACATACTTGATGTTGCTGCCGGTATTGCGCATCTTAAAAACAGCGTGCACGAATTAACCTCCAAGCAGCATGTGTTTTTGGCCCGCAAAAAAAGGCTGGATATCGAGAATGCCAAGGTCACCGAAGAAAAGAATACTGCTTTAGCGCAGATGGAAAATACGCGTGTTCAGGTAGAACAGCTCCAGCAGGAATTTGCTTTACTAAGCGAAAAGATCTCCGCAGTTAAAAAGCAGATGGATGAGGAATCCTGTTCCATCAAGAATATGGACGCGGAGATCGAGGATTTAGAGAAGCAGAGCCTTTCGCTGTTTTCACATAAGGAATTTCTTGAGAAATTACGCAGCGAATATGACGTAATCGGCGAGTCTATGAACGCGACCATTTACCTTGATAAGCTGCCGCAGGATAAATTGGGGGGCCTTGTCATTAAACTTAACGCTTACCCGCAGCTTAACCCGGAAAATAATTACATCAGCGAATCAAACGGGACATTCAAGCTTTTGGGAGAGGCAAAGCCGGTGGATCTAAACACCGAGAAGATCAAAGAAAAGATTGAGCAAATCCAGCATAAGCTTGATTCTTTACAGATGATCAAGCGCATGAAAGAGGCGCATATTTCTGATCTGGGCAGAGACGCGGACCTTTGGCAGGAAAGTTTGCGTTCATCAGAGATCTCTCTTGCCAATAAAAAAGCGCTTTTTGATAATATAGCATCACAGGTGGATAAAATAAGGTCTGAAGAAGAGGTTATTCTTCTTGAATTAAGCGATGTCCAGCAGCAGCTTAGCGGTTTTGACGCGGGCATCGTTAAGCTTCAACAGGATTTGGCTTGCGCGGAAAACAAGCAAAAAGAATGTGAAGAGCTTATAACCACAGAGCAGAATAATATAAGTTTACGCTCTAAGGCAAGGGAGGATTTTCTTGTTGTTATCGCCCAGACCAAAACAGAATTAACCGCCCTGGAAAAACGTTTAAACACGGATCAGGATACTTTAAGGCTTCTGGATGAGAATTGCCAAAAAAACAAAAACGCCTTGCTGGGGCTTGAAAAGCAGGTTTTAGACAACCAGGCGCGTAAACAAAACCTTGAGAAAGAAGTTATTGACCTGCAGCAGGCGGTTAGCATAGCCGTGGAAAACATAACATTAAAACAAGCTGATTTTACCCAGGCCCAGGAAAAATATGATCTTTGCCTTAAAGACGCGGACGTTTTAACCAACCGCCTCGGAGAAGCCCGTAAATGCATGGAAGACCTGCGGGGTGTTTTGTATGACCTGCAGATGAGGAATAAGGATCTGGAATTTAAATATCTAAATATCAAGGAAAGAGTCCTTCAGGCGTATAAAGTAGACCTAGAAGCGCTGAGTATGCCTGCGCAAGAAGATTCGCCTGAAGCCGAAGAAACGCTTTCCGCCTGCATTGATCAGTTAAAAAAGAAAGTTGATTCTTACGGCACCGTTAATTTGGTGGCGATTGAAGAATACGATGAATTAAAAAAGCGTTACGATTTTCTTGCCCAGCAGCAGCTTGACCTTGATACCGCAAGGCAAGCCTTGCACGATGCCATCAATAAGATCAACCGCACCACCAAGAAGATGTTTGTGGAGACCTTTGAGCTTGTGAAGGTGCAGTTTAGGAATTATTTCCGCCTGTTGTTTAACGGAGGCGATGCCCAGCTTTTCCTGGTTGATGAAAATGATCCTCTGGAATCCGGCATTGAGATTATCTGCCGGCCTCCGGGCAAGAAACTGCAGAATGTGCTTCTTCTTTCTGGTGGCGAAAAGTCCATGG
It includes:
- a CDS encoding AAA family ATPase translates to MYFKRLELVGFKSFSEKTVLNFEPGVTAVVGPNGCGKSNIFDSIRWVLGEQSVKAMRGADMQDVIFNGTDNKEPLSMAEVSVVFDNANRFFSVDHDEVMITRRLFRSGDSEYLLNKTQVRLKDIMDILLGTGIGAESYSLIQQGKIDLVLSSRPEDRRLVFDEASGITKYKAQKKEAIRKLDETQQNLLRVNDIVIEVKRQIGSLERQASKARRYKEVFEELKEKEIKISCLQKDTLLKKREELGLSLADNEAREKEVAASVQQLESEISLHKDKINQCQQQISLIKDQIMQEENKRSADSQHILFNKERIAELVEQVAYLNSQSAQLSARIEHDQQEFDKLNQEFASLSKNIEEKKNLLSENERQLEEINNKTRVSLELIAQSKKDILDVAAGIAHLKNSVHELTSKQHVFLARKKRLDIENAKVTEEKNTALAQMENTRVQVEQLQQEFALLSEKISAVKKQMDEESCSIKNMDAEIEDLEKQSLSLFSHKEFLEKLRSEYDVIGESMNATIYLDKLPQDKLGGLVIKLNAYPQLNPENNYISESNGTFKLLGEAKPVDLNTEKIKEKIEQIQHKLDSLQMIKRMKEAHISDLGRDADLWQESLRSSEISLANKKALFDNIASQVDKIRSEEEVILLELSDVQQQLSGFDAGIVKLQQDLACAENKQKECEELITTEQNNISLRSKAREDFLVVIAQTKTELTALEKRLNTDQDTLRLLDENCQKNKNALLGLEKQVLDNQARKQNLEKEVIDLQQAVSIAVENITLKQADFTQAQEKYDLCLKDADVLTNRLGEARKCMEDLRGVLYDLQMRNKDLEFKYLNIKERVLQAYKVDLEALSMPAQEDSPEAEETLSACIDQLKKKVDSYGTVNLVAIEEYDELKKRYDFLAQQQLDLDTARQALHDAINKINRTTKKMFVETFELVKVQFRNYFRLLFNGGDAQLFLVDENDPLESGIEIICRPPGKKLQNVLLLSGGEKSMAAIALIFAIFKVKPAPFCILDEIDAALDEANVDRFGRMLQEFAKGSQFIIITHNKKTIANANVMYGITMEQSGVSKIVSVKFSQQANSDGSGMSSVKTSVQPEPV
- a CDS encoding PilZ domain-containing protein, with protein sequence MNDERRSFPRLHFSVEVICQKLDINAPEFPVLNSHSKNISATGICIVTKERFESGTNLGMNFFLPDYDEPIYAIGKVVWIKEIKLSDSSAGTAFDAGVRFLKIKPDDRDKINQYVVARIK
- a CDS encoding helix-turn-helix domain-containing protein — protein: MTENILFVKIPIMVTSGLMTIDDLAGYLKVSRRTIYEWLKTHKIPAVKLIGQWRFKRDKIDAWLDSSSAFSTPNTRRRK